One genomic segment of Pseudomonas sp. RU47 includes these proteins:
- a CDS encoding bifunctional helix-turn-helix transcriptional regulator/GNAT family N-acetyltransferase: MSSSHLLEQADVVRGFNRFYTHQIGVLQEHLLQSDYSLTELRILYELASRGDLTSADLRQMLGLDAGYMSRIISGFEKRGLIQKVPSPTDARAAQLHLTDFGREILIPLEKASREQIVAMLERLPEPQQKQLIGAMTLIQTLLQGNKDSTYVLRDPQPGDMGTVMQQQAALYSREYGWNSEFEALVAEVVAKYLRDYDPTSERCWIAEKDGKVIGSVFIVRQDETTAKLRMLYVDASARGLGIGSRLVEECLRFARQIGYQKMTLWTTSNLTAARKIYQKAGFELVEEETVHSFGKDLVSQTWARTL, translated from the coding sequence ATGTCCAGCAGCCATCTCCTCGAGCAAGCCGACGTTGTGCGCGGCTTCAACCGCTTCTACACCCATCAGATCGGCGTATTGCAGGAGCATCTGCTGCAAAGCGACTACTCGCTGACCGAGCTACGCATCTTGTATGAATTGGCCTCGCGCGGTGACCTGACCAGTGCCGACCTGCGCCAGATGCTCGGCCTCGACGCCGGCTACATGAGCCGCATCATCAGCGGCTTCGAGAAGCGCGGCTTGATCCAGAAAGTCCCGTCGCCCACGGACGCTCGCGCTGCGCAATTGCACTTAACCGATTTTGGCCGTGAAATCCTGATTCCGCTGGAAAAGGCCTCCCGCGAACAGATCGTCGCCATGCTCGAGCGATTGCCTGAACCGCAGCAGAAGCAACTGATCGGCGCCATGACGTTGATCCAGACACTGCTGCAAGGCAATAAAGACTCAACCTACGTATTACGCGATCCGCAGCCCGGCGACATGGGCACGGTGATGCAGCAACAAGCGGCCCTGTATTCCCGTGAGTACGGTTGGAATTCGGAGTTCGAGGCGCTGGTGGCCGAGGTGGTCGCCAAGTACCTGCGTGATTACGACCCGACGAGCGAGCGCTGCTGGATTGCGGAAAAGGACGGCAAGGTCATCGGCTCGGTGTTCATCGTCCGCCAGGATGAAACAACCGCCAAACTGCGCATGCTCTACGTCGACGCCAGCGCGCGGGGCTTGGGCATTGGCAGCCGTCTGGTCGAGGAGTGCCTGCGCTTTGCCCGGCAGATCGGGTACCAGAAAATGACCTTGTGGACGACCAGTAACCTGACCGCTGCGCGCAAGATTTATCAGAAGGCCGGTTTTGAATTGGTGGAGGAGGAGACGGTTCACAGCTTTGGCAAGGATCTGGTGAGTCAGACTTGGGCGCGGACGTTGTGA
- a CDS encoding AraC family transcriptional regulator, with protein sequence MDKRNWIELSQDVDTGIESIRAHFEGHAYDPHWHDSFLVGVTEQGVQQFNCRRVRHRSTPGNVFLLEPGEIHDGQAPTEEGFTYSMLYLDPHWLERELHALFEDAPSDSQPGFADTLSQDPRLATAISHAFHALHDGDLRIVRQTAVDGLLSSLTRHLDWRKRQVFDPRLPLVAQLARDYLHAHTYEDIGLDDLARVCGVDRFRLSRAFKSAFGLAPHAYLIQLRLAKARQLLARGETPAQVASVLGFADQSHMGRWFRRAYQLTPADYRKRCSNLPD encoded by the coding sequence GTGGATAAACGCAACTGGATCGAGCTGTCCCAGGATGTCGACACCGGGATTGAATCGATTCGTGCTCACTTCGAGGGGCATGCCTACGATCCGCACTGGCATGACAGCTTTCTCGTCGGCGTCACCGAGCAAGGTGTGCAGCAGTTCAATTGCCGCCGCGTGCGCCATCGCAGTACGCCGGGAAACGTGTTCCTGCTGGAGCCGGGGGAAATCCACGATGGGCAAGCGCCGACCGAGGAAGGTTTTACCTATTCGATGCTCTACCTCGATCCGCACTGGCTGGAGCGTGAACTGCATGCGCTGTTCGAAGACGCACCGTCCGACAGCCAGCCCGGTTTTGCCGACACGCTGAGTCAGGACCCGCGTCTGGCCACAGCGATCAGTCACGCTTTCCATGCGTTGCATGACGGCGATCTGCGCATCGTCCGGCAGACCGCCGTCGATGGTTTGCTGAGCTCGCTCACGCGCCATCTCGACTGGCGCAAGCGCCAGGTTTTCGATCCGCGCCTGCCATTGGTGGCGCAACTGGCGCGGGATTATCTGCACGCGCATACCTATGAAGATATCGGTCTCGATGATCTCGCGCGGGTCTGCGGGGTCGACCGTTTTCGTCTCAGCCGCGCCTTCAAGTCGGCTTTTGGCCTGGCGCCCCACGCGTACCTGATCCAGTTGCGCCTGGCCAAGGCGCGGCAGTTACTGGCCCGGGGTGAAACGCCGGCGCAGGTCGCCAGCGTGCTCGGTTTTGCTGATCAGAGTCACATGGGGCGGTGGTTCCGCCGCGCCTATCAACTCACCCCCGCCGACTACCGCAAGCGCTGCTCAAACCTTCCAGACTGA
- a CDS encoding LysE family translocator codes for MASLLPFLLFAFVASITPGPTNILVLSHSSRQGLLATLPIIFGACAAAALIVLVVGLGAGETLLRYPRVQQAMAWGGVLWLSWLAWQIYRSTPPSLDPTDTQEESFNVLGAAMLQLVNPKVWMMAVAVVSVFVGGGDKTLRLLVLSLAFLLVSLPCMTFWALLGVGSARLMGSPKAFKRMNTALALLLLLSAWLTVLA; via the coding sequence GTGGCGTCATTATTGCCCTTCCTGCTGTTTGCTTTCGTTGCCTCGATCACGCCGGGGCCGACCAATATTCTGGTGTTGAGCCACAGTTCGCGCCAAGGCTTGCTCGCCACGCTGCCAATCATTTTTGGCGCCTGCGCAGCGGCGGCACTGATTGTATTGGTGGTCGGCCTCGGTGCCGGTGAAACCTTGCTGCGCTACCCGCGCGTGCAGCAAGCCATGGCCTGGGGCGGCGTGCTTTGGTTGAGCTGGCTGGCGTGGCAGATCTATCGCAGCACGCCGCCATCGCTGGACCCTACGGATACACAGGAAGAAAGTTTCAACGTGCTGGGCGCCGCCATGCTGCAACTGGTCAATCCCAAGGTATGGATGATGGCTGTAGCGGTGGTCAGCGTGTTTGTCGGCGGTGGCGACAAGACCCTGCGACTGCTGGTGTTGTCGCTGGCGTTTCTGTTGGTGTCGTTGCCATGCATGACGTTCTGGGCGTTGCTGGGTGTGGGCAGTGCGCGATTGATGGGATCGCCGAAAGCGTTCAAGCGGATGAACACGGCACTGGCGTTGTTATTGCTGCTCTCGGCATGGCTAACTGTCCTGGCTTAA